CGGCTTTCACGACGCCGCGAACTCGATCGCGACCGTCGTGTCGACCGGGGTGCTGAAGCCCCAGCAAGCCGTCGTGTTCGCGGCGGCATTCAACGTCATCGCGTATTTCATCTTCCATCTGAAAGTTGCGCAGACCGTCGGCAAGGGCACGATCGACGCGAGCATCGTCGATCACTACGTCGTGTTCGGCGCGCTGTTCGGTGCGATCGGCTGGAACATCATTACGTGGTACTACGGGATTCCGTCGAGCTCGTCGCACGCGCTGATCGGCGGGCTCGTCGGCGCCGCGGTGTCGAAGTCGGGCTGGGGATCGCTCAACGTCGACGGGCTGATGAAGACGGTCGCATTCATCTTCATCTCGCCGCTTCTCGGCTTCATCCTCGGATCGCTGTTCATGCTCGGGGTATCGTGGCTGTACTTCCGGACCGCGCCAAGCAAGGTCGACCGGCGTTTCAGGCGGCTGCAACTGTTGTCGGCCAGCCTCTACAGCCTCGGCCACGGCGGCAACGACGCGCAGAAGACAATCGGCATCATTTGGATGCTGCTGATCGCGTCCGGGTACGCATCGGCCGCCTCCGACGCGCCGCCTGCGTGGGTGATCGGCGCGTGCTATCTGTCGATGGGCCTCGGCACGTTGTTCGGCGGTTGGCGGATCGTGCGCACGATGGGTCAGAAGATCACGAAGCTCAAGCCCGTGGGCGGCTTCTGCGCGGAGACAGGCGGCGCGCTCACTCTGTTCATCGCGTCGTGGATGGGTATCCCGGTGTCGACCACGCATACGATCACGGGTGCGATCGTCGGCGTCGGCGCGACGCGCAAGCTGTCGGCCGTACGGTGGGGCGTCGCAGGCAACATCGTGTGGGCATGGGTGCTGACGATTCCCGCATCGGCATTGATCGCGGCGGCCGGGTGGTGGATCGGGCACCGCGTGTTCTGATGCGCTGAGCGCGGCGATCGCGTGACGCAACGCCGCGTCTCGCCGTGCGGAAAAAAACGATGCGCCGCATGCCGACAGGCTGCGGCGCATTGTCTTTTCCGGTGCGGCTTTTCGGGGCGTTCTCCAGCGTTTCCCGCGGTCCGGGGTTCGTCGAGGTTGCGTTTTGCCTTTGGCGGGCGGCCGCGCGCGCTGCGGCTCGTTGCTGCGGAGAGGCGTCGGCCGAGTGCCGTGGCGCGCGATGCCGCGTTCGTTGCCGCACCCGTGCAGGATGGAGGGATGGGCCTGGCGGCAGTTCGTCAGTAGCTGCCGTTTGCGAAGCGGGCGATCGGGTCGTCGTTCGTGCCTGTCGCGGCGGCATTCGCCGGGCCGCTTGCCGTCGACGCGCGCAGGATCTGCACGTTGCCGGGCGCGGCGAGCTGCGCCTGGCGGGCGGCAGCGCGTGCCGTGGGCGGAGGTGGCTCGAATGCGTCCGCGGCAGCGTCGATCGGATCGGCCGGCGCCGCACCGGCGACGCTCGTCGTGCCGCCGATGGGCAACGGAGCCGGGCGCGCCGCGCCGCCCAAATCGCCGGACGCGAGCGCGGGCGAACTCGCTCCGGCCGCCTGCGCTTGCCGCTGCGCCGCGGACATCGCGGACGGCGGCGGTTCGTACGGATCGGCAGCGGCGGCAGCAGTTGCGACAGTCGCCGCCGTGGCGGCGCGCGGCACGTTCTGTAAATGTGGTGCGGCGGCGGTCGGCGCTGTGACCGACGCCAGGGCTGCGGCGGAATTGGCGGCGTACGCCGGCGCCGTTGACGGCGCGCCCGGCGTGGCGGCGCGTGCCGGAGCCGGCGTTGCCGGGTTCGCCGCATAGCCCGGCGTGGCGGGCGCCGTCGGAGCATTGGCCGCCGCATAGGCTGCCGTCGCACCCGAGGGGCTCACGCGCGGTGCGGGTTCCGGCTGCCGGCTCGCCTGGTAGGTCGGCGCATCGAACGGCGTCGGCTTTGCCTTCGGCGCCGCGACGCGCCGGATTCCATCGAAGCGCTTCGCCCAATACGGGTTCGTCAGGTAGTCGAGCCGCACGGTGCCGCCCGTGGACGGCGCGTTCACGAAGCGTAGCTTGCCGACGTAGATGCCGACGTGCGAATGCGGCCGCCCGGACGTATTGAAGAAGATCAGATCGCCGGGCGCGATGCCGTCGGGCTCGATCGATTCGCCGACCGAGCTCATGTCGGCCGTCGTGCGGGGCAGGTTGACGCTCGCCGCGCGATCGACGACATAGCGCACGAGCCCGCTGCAATCGAAACCGCTGTCAGGCGTGTTGCCGCCCCAACGGTACGGAACGCCGACGAGGCTCATCGCCTGGATCGAGATTTCCTCGCGGCCGACGCTATGGTCGACGAAGTTCGGGAAGCCGCGCGGCGGCGCATACGCGCGCGGCGCGGTGATCGCCATGCCGGATGACGAGCGCGCCGACTTCTGCGGCGCGCTCGAACAGGCCGCGAGCAGCGAGATCACTAGAACGGACAGCGAAAGACGCAACATGAGAGGCGGGCGAACGCGCTGCGCTCGCCAATCGTATGACAACGGTTAATCGCGATAGTAGTGCGTCCAGCGGGGCTTTCGCAAGAATTCTTGAGAAACGACTTGAAGTTTCGCGCGTAAATGTTGTGCAAGAAGGACGTTTTACTCGTTGATGATTCGACCCTGAAAATAAAAAGCGGCGCCTGACGAATCAGGCGCCGCTCCATGCCGCAAGCCGCTCGACGAGGCCGCCGGCGCGTCGTTACAAGATGTCGGACGCGTAGTCGGCAAGCCGCGAGCGCTCGCCGCGCGCGAGCGTCACGTGGCCGCTGTGGCCCCAGCCCTTGAAGCGGTCGACGACGTAAGTGAGGCCCGAGCTGCCTTCCGTCAGGTACGGCGTGTCGATCTGCGCGATGTTGCCGAGGCAGATGATCTTGGTGCCCGGGCCCGCGCGCGTGACGAGCGTCTTCATCTGCTTCGGCGTCAGGTTCTGCGCCTCGTCGATGATCACGTACTTGTCGACGAACGTGCGGCCGCGCATGAAGTTCATGCTCTTGACCTTCAGGCGCGAACGGATCAACTCCTGCGTCGCCGCGCGGCCCCATTCGCCCGCCGCATCGTCGGTCTTCTGCAGCACTTCGAGGTTGTCGTCGAACGCGCCCATCCACGGCTGCATCTTCTCTTCCTCGGTGCCGGGCAGGAAGCCGATGTCCTCGCCCACCGGCACGGTCGCGCGCGTGACGATGATCTCGTTGTAGCGCTTGTCGTCGAGCACCTGCGCCAAGCCCGCCGCGAGCGCGACGAGCGTCTTGCCGGTGCCGGCCTGGCCGAGCAGCGTGACGAAGTCGATTTCCGGGTTCATCAGCAGGTTCAGCGCGAAGTTTTGCTCGCGGTTGCGCGCGGTGATGCCCCACACGTTGTTCTTGTGGTGGCTGTAGTCGCGCAGCGTTTGCAGCAGCGCCGTCTTGCCGTTCAGCTCGCGCACGATCGCATGGAACGCGGGCTCGCCATTCTGCGGCTCGAGATAGATGAACTCGTTGACGAGCATCGATGCGACGAGCGGGCCCGTCACGCGGTAGTACGTCGTGCCCGTCTTCGTGTCCTGCCAGCTCTCCATGCCCTTCGCGTGCTTCGTCCAGAAATCCTGGGGCAGCTCGCGCACGCCGGAGTAGAGCAGGTCCTTGTCCTCGAGAACCTGATCGTTGAAGTAGTCCTCGGCGGGCAGGCCAAGCGCATGCGCCTTGATCCGCATGTTGATGTCTTTCGACACCAGCACGACCTGCCGATCCGGCCGCTCGCGCTGCAACGCGCGCACGACGCCCAGGATCTGGTTGTCGGCCTTGCCTTGCGGCAGGCCCTCGACGGGCTCGATGCTCGTGAGCGTCGTCTGGAAATACAGGCGGCCGAGCGCCTCGCGGCTGCCGAGGCGCGCGAGCGGAATGCCGGCCGAGATCGGGCCGGCATCGGCGACGAGCGAGTCGAGCGTGCGGCTCACCTGACGCGCGTTGCGCGCGACTTCCGACATGCCTTTCTTGTGATTGTCGAGTTCCTCGAGCGTCATCATCGGCAGATAGACGTCGTGTTCCTCGAAGCGGAACAGGCTGCTCGGATCGTGCATCAGCACGTTCGTGTCGAGCACGAAGAGCTTCTGCATCTCGGCTTCGGCGTTCTTGCCGCCGCGCGTTTTCGCAGCCGTGCGCGGCGCGGCGGGCGCGGCCGCCGCGGGCTTCGACGCATCGGCCTTCGGCGAGCGCGCGGCGGGGGCGGCGGGCGACGCGGGCGCGGCCGGCACCGGCTGCAGCAGCGCGGCCGTTTGCTTGGCCTTGCGCGCGCGCGGCGCGGCGGCGCTCGCTTCGGTGGGCTCGACCGCGCGCAGCGGCGCGGCGGTGTTCGCGGCAACGACCATCGGTTCGGCTACGCTCGCCGGGCTGTAGTCGGCCGAGGCGGCGTGACCGGGGCCCCCGGAGGCGGATTGCTTCGCGGCTTTTGCTGGCCGCGCTTTCGCCTTGTATTCGTCGGGCGGCAGCAGGCTGCCGAGCTTGCTGGGGGGAGTAGGCAAAGGCATGGTGTCCCTCGGGAGGAATCGTGTCGCAGGCATGCGCCGCCGTTCGCATCCTGCGACGCGCGTTGCGTGCAGTTTGCGCGCAGTGGCGCACATGGGGTTCGAAGCGCCGGTTCGCCTAGATTTCGATCGTCTCCTTGACGCGTTGGACGGCCGGCGCGCGATGGCCAGCCCGGAAACCATAAAAAAAGCCGCTCCCCCGAACAGGGGCAAGCGGCTCGGCTTTAACCGTCGTGCTGCGCGTCAGGCGCGTGGGCGCATCGTTTGGACCAGCGGCGCAGCTACGAGAAAAATGGGTCGGACAGGCATTCATTGCGGCCCAATATAACGCGCCTCAAAGCGCTTGTACAGCGCCCAGCACGTCGTCGACGTGGCCCGGCACCTTCACGCCGCGCCATGCGTGGCGCAGCACGCCTTCGCCGTCGATCACGAACGTCGAGCGCTCGATTCCGCGCACTTCCTTACCATACATTTTCTTCAGTTTCATGACACCGAACAGCGTGCAGAGCGTTTCATCGGGGTCCGAAATCAACGGAAACGGCAATTCGAGCTTCGCCTTGAAGTTCTCGTGCGAGCGCAGGCTGTCGCGCGACACGCCGACGACTTCCGCGCCGGCCTTCTTGAACTTCGGATACAGATCGCGGAACTGCAGCCCTTCGGTCGTGCAGCCGGGCGTGTTGTCCTTCGGATAGAAATACAGCACGAGCTTCTTGCCCTTGACGCCTGACAGCGAAAACTCGCCGCCCGTGGCGGGCGCGATGAAATCGGGAACTTGACGGTCGACTTCGACAGACACGTGTTTCTCCTGTTGTTATGAACGAGCGCGGACGGCGAGCCGCGCGTGGCGATGCAGGATGCGAAGCGAAAGCCGGCGCAGGCTTTCCGGCTTTCGTTCAGTCAGGCTGGACGATCAACTCGCCGGAGCGGCCGGGAATTTCTCCCCACGCGACAGGGTACGATGGCAGCGCGGCGCGGTCCAGCGTCGCGTAATAGTCGCCCATCGTCGCGAACGTGTGGCCTTGCGCGCGCCAGCCCGCGAGCAGTTGTTCGAACACGGGCGCGAGCTTCTGGCCTTCGAGTTCCGCGTGCAGCGTGAAAACTTGATCGTGCGGATTGCGCTCGGTGTGCTCGAGCAGGTGCGCGGCGACGTTGCCCGTGTCGATGCCGTCGACGCCGAGGATCTCGTCGAGCGTAGGCAAGGTCGTCGGCATCTGCACGTGCGCGAGCGTCCTGCCCGCGACGACGGGCAGGTACGGCGAATGGCCGCGGCCGTCCGACGCGTAGCGCATGCCCCACGCGTCGATCTGCTCGAACGCCGCCTCGTTCATCTGCCAGCCTGCCGCGCCGTGCGTGACGGGCGGCGCGCCGAAGATCTCGACGAAGCGCTCGCGGCTCTTGTTCATCTCGCGCACGGTCCAGTCGCGCGCACGCAGGCGCACGTTATCTTGCCAGTACACGTGATCCCACGTGTGGATTCCGCATTCGAAGCCGGCTTCGTGGATCGCGCGCATGTCGGCCGTCGCGCGGCGGCCGATGTCGGGGCCGGGCAGCAGCACGCCGTACAGCAACTGCTTGACGCCGTAATGCTCGACGACCGACGTGCGCGACACCTTCTTCAGGAACCCCGGACGCAGCACGCGGCGCATCGCCCAGCCGGTGTGGTCCGGGCCGAGGCTGAAGAGAAAGGTTGCGCGCGCGGCGAAGCGATCGAAGATGCGCGCCAAGTTCGGCACGCCTTCGCGCGTGCCGCGCAGCGTGTCGACGTCGATCTTGAGGACGATGCGAGCCAAGCGGGGGTGCCCCTCTTCAGCCTTGCTGCTCGACGAGCGCGCGCGCGTCGGCGACGTGGCCGCGGTACGCCTCGAAGATCTGGCGCAGTGCGTCGTCGAACGTGAACTGCGGCGCCCAGCCGAGCTCGCGCATCGTGTTCTCGATTTTCGGCACGCGGTTCTGCACATCCTGATAGCCGTTGCCGTAGTACGCGCCCGACGTGGTTTCGACGAGCTTCACGCGCTTGGCCGAATCCGTGTACTCGGGGAATTCCGCCGCGAGCTCGAGCATCTTGTTCGCGAGCTCGCGCACCGAGAAGTTATTGTTCGGATTCCCGATGTTGTAGATCTTGCCCGTCGCGACGCCGTTCGGATTCTCGATGATCTTCATCAGCGCGCTGATGCCGTCGTCGACGTACGTGAACGCGCGCTTCTGCGAGCCGCCGTCGACGAGGCTGATGTTCTCGCCGCGCACGATGTGGCCGAGGAATTGCGTGACGACGCGCGAGCTGCCTTCCTTCGGCGTGTAGATCGAGTCGAGGCCCGGGCCGATCCAGTTGAACGGGCGGAACAGCGTGAAGTTCAGGCCTTCCATTCCGTAGCCCCAGATCACGCGGTCCATCAACTGCTTGGAGCACGCGTAGATCCAGCGCGGCTTGTTGATCGGGCCGTAGGTGAGGGCGGACGCGTCCGGATCGAACTGCTCGTCCGCGCACATCCCGTACACCTCGGACGTCGACGGAAACACGAGATGCTTCTTGTACTTGACGGCCGAGCGCACGATGGGCAGGTTCGCCTCGAAGTCGAGCTCGAACACGCGCAGCGGCTGCTGGACGTAGGTGGCGGGCGTCGCGATCGCGACGAGCGGCAGGATCACGTCGCACTTCTTCACGTGATACTCGACCCACTCCTTGTTGATCGTGATGTCGCCTTCGAAGAAATGCATCCGCTCGTGCTTGACGAGATCGCCGAGCCGATCGGTCTGCATGTCCATGCCGAACACTTCCCAATCGGTGGTTTCAAGAATGCGCTTGGACAGGTGATGGCCGATGAAGCCGTTCACACCCAGGATCAGGACTTTTTTAGCTTTCATGAATGACGGGAAGAATGAAGGAACTGCGCGAATTCCGCTGGGGAAACGACGGTTTCGCCGCCGTCGCGCTGCCGGCGCAGTTCGAGAATGGAGACGGCGCGGCTGTCGCCGCAAACGCCGAACAGCGCATTATCGCTTACGTGCAGGCCCGGCGGCAAATCGGCGGCCGCCCGCGCGGGCGCCGAGCCGGGCGCCGCGAGCCGCGCGCGCGCGATCACGAAGCGTGCGCCGTCGAGATCGGTGAACGCGCCCGGATACGGCGGCGCGACCGCGCGGATCAGGTTGTACACGCTCGCGGCCGGCCGCGACCAGTCGATGCGGCCGTCCTCGGGCTTGCGCCCGCCGTAGTAGCTGCCTTGCGAAAGATCGTTCGGCAGGTGCGGCGCCTCGCCGGCAAGCAGCGCGGGCAGCACGCGCCAGAGCGTCTGCTCGGCCGCGACGGTGACCTTGTCGAACACCTGGGCCGCGGTGTCGTCGGGCAGGATCGGCACCGCGCTCTGGCCGACGATCGCGCCCGCATCGGGCTTCGCGGCCATCTCGTGCAGTGTCGCGCCGGTTTCGGTCTCGCCGTTGAGCACCGCCCAGTTCGTCGGCACGCGGCCGCGGTACTTCGGCAGCAGCGAGCCGTGCATGTTGTACGCGCCGCGCGCGGCGAGCGCGAGGAGGTCGACGGGCAGCATGTGCCGGTAATAGAACGAGAAGATGAAATCGGGCTTCGCGCCCGCGACCGCCGCGCGCACGTCGGCGCTCGTCGGATCGGCGGGCGTGATGCACGCGATTGCGTGCTCGGCCGCGACCGCCGCGACGCTGCCGAACCAGATGTTCTCGGTCGGGCTGTCTTCGTGCGTGACGACGAGCGCGACGTCGACGCCGCGCGCGAGCAGCACCTGCAGGCAGCGCACGCCGACGTTGTGATAGGCGAAGACGACGGCGCGCGGCTTCATCGCGCGGCCTCGCGACGCTCGGCGGCGAGCGTGACGCCGGGCTTGCCGTCGCGCGCCTCGAGCACGGTGTGGATCAGATAGCGCGGCCGCGCGCGGACCTGCTGATAGATTCGTCCGATGTATTCGCCGAGCAGGCCGAGCGCGAAGATGATCACGCCGAGCAGGAAGAACGTGATCGCGAAGAGGGTGAACACGCCTTGCACTTCCGCGCCGACGATGAAGCGGCGCACGACGAGCAGCACGAAGAGCGCGGCCGAGCCGAGCGACAGGATCACGCCGATGAACGACAGCCATTGCAGCGGCACGACGGAGAAGCCCGTGACGAGATCGAAGTTCAGGCGGATCAGGCTGTACAGCGAGTATTTCGATTCGCCCGCGAAGCGCTCTTCGTGCGCGACCTCGATTTCGGTCGGGTTCTGCGCGAACGTGTACGCGAGCGCGGGGATGAACGTGTTCACCTCGCCGCAGCGGTTGATCGTGTCGATGATGTGGCGGCTGTATGCGCGCAGCATGCAGCCCTGATCGGTCATCTTGATGCGCGTGATGCGCTCGCGCAGCCGGTTCATCGCGGCCGACGCCTTGCGGCGGAACAGGCTGTCCTGGCGTTGCAGCCGGATCGAGCCGACGTAGTCGTAGCCTTCGCGCATCTTCGCGATCAGCTTGCCGATTTCCTCGGGCGGATTCTGCAGGTCGGCGTCGAGCGTGATGACGATCTCGCCGCGCGACTGCTCGAAGCCCGCGAGGATCGCCATGTGCTGGCCGTAGTTGCCGTTCAGGAGCACGACGCGCGTCGTGTCCGGGCGCACGCGGAACTGGTCGGCGAGGAGGGCGGCCGAGCGGTCGCGGCTGCCGTCGTTGACGAGGATCACTTCGTACGGCGTGCCGAGCGCGTCGAGCGCCGGATAGAGCCGCGCGAAGAGCGCGGCGAGCCCCGCTTCCTCGTTGTACACGGGGATGACGATCGAAACTTCAGGATTCGTCGCGCGTGTTTCAGGGTGAGTCATGTCCGCTTATTTTCCGTATTGTTCGCAAATCTGGTTGACGGCGTCGACGACCCGTTGCACGTCCGCTTCGCGCATCTGCGTGAAGAGCGGCAGCGTGACGGTCGACGCGCCGAAGCGCTCGGCGTGGGGGAACATGCCCTCCTTGAAGCCGCGCGCGCGGTACAGCGTGAAAAGGTGAATGGCCGGGTAATGGACGCCCGAGCCGATGCCGCGTTGCTTCAACTGCTCCATGAACTCGCCGCGCGAGATCGACAGCTTCTCGAGCGGCAGCGTGATCTGGAACATGTGCCAGTTGCCGTGCTCGAAATCCGCGACGGGCAGCCCGACGCCGAGCGCGAGCGCCGGGCCGCCCGCGAACGCGTCGAAGTAGCGGCGCGCAAGCGTGCGGCGCGTCGCGTTGAAGCGTTCGAGATGCGCGAGCTGGCCCCAGCCGACGCGCGCGGCGACGTCGGT
Above is a window of Burkholderia thailandensis E264 DNA encoding:
- a CDS encoding inorganic phosphate transporter, with translation MHSIQLALWVVAALVLVALVFDFMNGFHDAANSIATVVSTGVLKPQQAVVFAAAFNVIAYFIFHLKVAQTVGKGTIDASIVDHYVVFGALFGAIGWNIITWYYGIPSSSSHALIGGLVGAAVSKSGWGSLNVDGLMKTVAFIFISPLLGFILGSLFMLGVSWLYFRTAPSKVDRRFRRLQLLSASLYSLGHGGNDAQKTIGIIWMLLIASGYASAASDAPPAWVIGACYLSMGLGTLFGGWRIVRTMGQKITKLKPVGGFCAETGGALTLFIASWMGIPVSTTHTITGAIVGVGATRKLSAVRWGVAGNIVWAWVLTIPASALIAAAGWWIGHRVF
- a CDS encoding C40 family peptidase; its protein translation is MLRLSLSVLVISLLAACSSAPQKSARSSSGMAITAPRAYAPPRGFPNFVDHSVGREEISIQAMSLVGVPYRWGGNTPDSGFDCSGLVRYVVDRAASVNLPRTTADMSSVGESIEPDGIAPGDLIFFNTSGRPHSHVGIYVGKLRFVNAPSTGGTVRLDYLTNPYWAKRFDGIRRVAAPKAKPTPFDAPTYQASRQPEPAPRVSPSGATAAYAAANAPTAPATPGYAANPATPAPARAATPGAPSTAPAYAANSAAALASVTAPTAAAPHLQNVPRAATAATVATAAAAADPYEPPPSAMSAAQRQAQAAGASSPALASGDLGGAARPAPLPIGGTTSVAGAAPADPIDAAADAFEPPPPTARAAARQAQLAAPGNVQILRASTASGPANAAATGTNDDPIARFANGSY
- a CDS encoding PhoH family protein, which encodes MPLPTPPSKLGSLLPPDEYKAKARPAKAAKQSASGGPGHAASADYSPASVAEPMVVAANTAAPLRAVEPTEASAAAPRARKAKQTAALLQPVPAAPASPAAPAARSPKADASKPAAAAPAAPRTAAKTRGGKNAEAEMQKLFVLDTNVLMHDPSSLFRFEEHDVYLPMMTLEELDNHKKGMSEVARNARQVSRTLDSLVADAGPISAGIPLARLGSREALGRLYFQTTLTSIEPVEGLPQGKADNQILGVVRALQRERPDRQVVLVSKDINMRIKAHALGLPAEDYFNDQVLEDKDLLYSGVRELPQDFWTKHAKGMESWQDTKTGTTYYRVTGPLVASMLVNEFIYLEPQNGEPAFHAIVRELNGKTALLQTLRDYSHHKNNVWGITARNREQNFALNLLMNPEIDFVTLLGQAGTGKTLVALAAGLAQVLDDKRYNEIIVTRATVPVGEDIGFLPGTEEEKMQPWMGAFDDNLEVLQKTDDAAGEWGRAATQELIRSRLKVKSMNFMRGRTFVDKYVIIDEAQNLTPKQMKTLVTRAGPGTKIICLGNIAQIDTPYLTEGSSGLTYVVDRFKGWGHSGHVTLARGERSRLADYASDIL
- a CDS encoding peroxiredoxin; amino-acid sequence: MSVEVDRQVPDFIAPATGGEFSLSGVKGKKLVLYFYPKDNTPGCTTEGLQFRDLYPKFKKAGAEVVGVSRDSLRSHENFKAKLELPFPLISDPDETLCTLFGVMKLKKMYGKEVRGIERSTFVIDGEGVLRHAWRGVKVPGHVDDVLGAVQAL
- a CDS encoding polysaccharide deacetylase family protein, which codes for MARIVLKIDVDTLRGTREGVPNLARIFDRFAARATFLFSLGPDHTGWAMRRVLRPGFLKKVSRTSVVEHYGVKQLLYGVLLPGPDIGRRATADMRAIHEAGFECGIHTWDHVYWQDNVRLRARDWTVREMNKSRERFVEIFGAPPVTHGAAGWQMNEAAFEQIDAWGMRYASDGRGHSPYLPVVAGRTLAHVQMPTTLPTLDEILGVDGIDTGNVAAHLLEHTERNPHDQVFTLHAELEGQKLAPVFEQLLAGWRAQGHTFATMGDYYATLDRAALPSYPVAWGEIPGRSGELIVQPD
- a CDS encoding bifunctional UDP-4-keto-pentose/UDP-xylose synthase gives rise to the protein MKAKKVLILGVNGFIGHHLSKRILETTDWEVFGMDMQTDRLGDLVKHERMHFFEGDITINKEWVEYHVKKCDVILPLVAIATPATYVQQPLRVFELDFEANLPIVRSAVKYKKHLVFPSTSEVYGMCADEQFDPDASALTYGPINKPRWIYACSKQLMDRVIWGYGMEGLNFTLFRPFNWIGPGLDSIYTPKEGSSRVVTQFLGHIVRGENISLVDGGSQKRAFTYVDDGISALMKIIENPNGVATGKIYNIGNPNNNFSVRELANKMLELAAEFPEYTDSAKRVKLVETTSGAYYGNGYQDVQNRVPKIENTMRELGWAPQFTFDDALRQIFEAYRGHVADARALVEQQG
- a CDS encoding formyltransferase, with product MKPRAVVFAYHNVGVRCLQVLLARGVDVALVVTHEDSPTENIWFGSVAAVAAEHAIACITPADPTSADVRAAVAGAKPDFIFSFYYRHMLPVDLLALAARGAYNMHGSLLPKYRGRVPTNWAVLNGETETGATLHEMAAKPDAGAIVGQSAVPILPDDTAAQVFDKVTVAAEQTLWRVLPALLAGEAPHLPNDLSQGSYYGGRKPEDGRIDWSRPAASVYNLIRAVAPPYPGAFTDLDGARFVIARARLAAPGSAPARAAADLPPGLHVSDNALFGVCGDSRAVSILELRRQRDGGETVVSPAEFAQFLHSSRHS
- a CDS encoding glycosyltransferase, coding for MTHPETRATNPEVSIVIPVYNEEAGLAALFARLYPALDALGTPYEVILVNDGSRDRSAALLADQFRVRPDTTRVVLLNGNYGQHMAILAGFEQSRGEIVITLDADLQNPPEEIGKLIAKMREGYDYVGSIRLQRQDSLFRRKASAAMNRLRERITRIKMTDQGCMLRAYSRHIIDTINRCGEVNTFIPALAYTFAQNPTEIEVAHEERFAGESKYSLYSLIRLNFDLVTGFSVVPLQWLSFIGVILSLGSAALFVLLVVRRFIVGAEVQGVFTLFAITFFLLGVIIFALGLLGEYIGRIYQQVRARPRYLIHTVLEARDGKPGVTLAAERREAAR